The genomic window TTTGGAAGGTAAACGAGCTAATCCGAGATTAAAACCTCCTTTTCCTGCTTCAGTAGGTTTATGGGGTAAACCAACATGTATCAATAATGTTGAAACATTGTCTAATATTCCTTCTATTATTTCTCATGGAGCATTATGGTATCAAAATTTATCTCGTAGTAAAGATGCAGGAACAAAACTGATGGGTTTTTCCGGTAGAGTAAATTTTCCTGGTGTTTGGGAGGTTCCATTTGGAATTACTGCAAGGGAATTGTTAGAAAATTATGCTGGTGGTATGAAAAATGGTTTTCAATTAAAAGCTTGGCAACCAGGTGGTGCGGGAACAGATTTTTTAACTGAGAGTGACCTTGATGTTAAGATGGATTTTGAAAGCATTGCAAAAGCTGGAAGTAGATTTGGTACAGGAATTGCTATGGTTGTTGATCATACGGTTAGCATGGTATCATTGGTATTAAATTTAGAGAAGTTTTTTTCTCGTGAATCTTGTGGTTTATGTACTCCTTGTCGTGAAGGTTTACCTTGGATAGTAAAAATTTTAAAAGAATTTGAATGTGGTCGTGCTCAAAAAAGCGATTTTAAGATTTTAAAAGATCTATGTTATCAATTAGGTCCTGGTAAAACTGTTTGTGCGCATGCACCTGGAGCCATAGAACCGTTACAGAGTGCAATAAGAATATTTAAATCAGAATTCGAAAAAGGAATTTTAAATTTTAGATCATCATAGTCTTTTATTAAATAATGGATATTTAAATATGATTTTTAATATATAATTTATAAAGTTATTAATAAACTTTCATATCTTTAGGATTAATAGTGATGAATGTAATACATATTAATGGCAATCAATATCAGGTAGATGTATCAAATAATTTATTACAAACGTGTTTATCATTAGATATTGATGTACCTTATTTTTGTTGGCATCCAGAATTGGGAAGTGTTGGTGTATGTAGATTATGTGCTGTAAAGCAATATAATGATCGAAATGATAAAACTGGAAAATTGGTAATGTCATGTATGACTCCAGTAATGAATAATTCTATTATTTCTACTATGGATAATGAAGTACAAAAATTTAGAAAAGGAATCATAGAATTATTAATGACAAATCACCCACATGATTGTCCAGTATGTGAAGAAGCTGGAAATTGTCATCTTCAAGATATGACGGTGATGACAAGACATAATCTTAGAAGATATAAATTTCAAAAACGTGTGCATCATAATCAGTATTTAGGTAATTTTATATCACATAATATGAATCGATGTATTGGATGTTATAGATGTATAAGATATTATAAAGATTATGCTGGAGGAAGTGATTTTGGTGTATATGGCATTAGTAATAATATTTATTTTGGTAGATTTAAGGATGGTGATTTAAAAAGCGAATTTTCTGGAAATTTGATTGAGGTATGTCCTACTGGAGTTTTTGTGGATAAATTATCTCAAAATTATTATAATAGAAAATGGGATTTGCAGCATTCACCTAGTATTTGTCAACATTGTAGTATTGGATGTAATGTGATTGTTGGTGAAAAGTACGGAATTGTTGGTAAATTAGAAAATAGATATCATGAAAGTATTAATCGTTATTTTTTATGCGATTTAGGTCGTTTTGGTTATCATTACATACATGCATCCTCTCGTTGTAAGATTCCATTTTTTATTTCTAAAGGAAAAAATATTCATCTTGGTGTGAATGATTCTATCCAATTAATATCTAAAATATTAAAAAAATATAAAAATGTTATTGGTATTGGATCTATTAGATCTAGTATAGAAAATAATTTTGCATTAAGAAAATTAGTTGGTGTAAAAAATTTTTCTAGTGGTCTTTTAGAAATAGAACAACAGTGTTTAAATTTAATCATTGATATTTTAAGTAATAGCGGTATTTATATTCCAACATTATCTGAAATTGAAGATTATGATGTAGTTTTAATTTTAGGTGAAGATATCACTCAAACTGCATCAAGAATGGCATTAAGTATTCGGCAATTGAACAATAAAAAAAAAATAGATAATAATTTTTTTAATAGTATTCCTAAATGGCATAGTGCAGCATTATTAAATGTATCTAATAAAAAAAATTTTGTTTATACTATTTATACACATGAAACTAAATTAGATGATATTTCTGAAATAAAATATCATGCATCAGTTAAGGATCAGGAAATATTTGCTTCTGCTATTGAAAATCATATCTCTAATACATCAAATAATTTTAAAAATTTGGATTCTCATGTATTAAAAGATATTTTTAATATTTCTAATCATTTATCTTCATGTCGAAAACCATTAATTATTTCTGGATCACATTCTTGTAGTTTAAATTTAATTAAGTCTTCTGTAAATATTGCTCGAATTTTAAAAAAAAGAAATCAGGATGTTGGATTAGTTCTGTTAACACCTTCTTCAAATAGTATTGGTATTGGAATTATGTCAGATTTTTCAATAGAAAAAATTTTTCATAAAATTATGAGTAATAATGTTGATGTGTTAATGATTTTAGAAAATGATTTATATCGTTCATTTTGTAAGGAAAAAATTAATAACATGTTAAAAAAATTAAAACATATTGTTGTTTTTGATCATCAAAATACATCAACTGTTAAAAATAGTACATGTTTTTTACCAATAAAAAATATTTTTGAAAGTAATGGAACTTTGATTAATTATGAAGGAAGAGCTCAAAGGTTTTTTTCGGTTTTTGATCCTAAGGTGTATGATAAAAAATCATGCATTTTAGATGGTTGGAAATGGTTATATAAAATTTATTACAATTTTTATTACATGATTGATATTAATGTTACAGTTGATGATGTAATTCAAGAATACAGTGATTCAATAAAAGTATTAAACAAAGTAAAATATGTTGCACCAAATTCAAAATATAGAATTAAAAATCAAAAAATTGCAAGATTATCACATCGAGCAAGTAGTAGAACAGCAATATATTCTGCATTAAATATTCATGAACCAGGTCAAAAAATCGATCATGATACCATTTTTTCATTTTCTATGGAGGGTATACAACAACCGGATCAAAATTCTTCATATATTCCATTTTCATGGTCTCCAGGTTGGAATTCTTTACAATCATTAAATAAATATTTATTAAAATCTAGTCGTTTTAATTCTGGAATTCGAATATTTGATCAAGAGCATTCGAATTGCAAATATTTTCTACATAAAATTTATCATTCTCAGGATTCATCTAAAGAATGGAGAATTGTTCCATATTACTGCCTATTCGGTAGTGAAGAATTAAGTCAATATTCAATTATTATTAGAAATAAATGTTCTGTTTTATATGCATTAATAAGTATTAAATATCAAAAAATATTAAATTTAAATCATGATTCATTGATTGAATTAAAATTATTTAATCAAAATTTTCAGTTTTATGTTAAATTTTCTCATACATTACCTTTACAACATCTTGGTTTACCGTTAGGATTTCCAAATGTTCCTATGGAATTGATTGGAAAAACTATAAATGATATTAGGAGTATAATATAAACGTTTTATGACAATTTCATTTTTTAATATTATTAAGATTTTTCATTGTTGTTTACGATCGTGTAAGTTTGTTTTTGAAATTATTTTTTTTAGTGCGATGTTAAGTTTTGTGGAGCGTCGGTTATTGGGTTTATTTCAAAATCGTTATGGTCCTAATCGTGTTGGTTGGTTTGGTTTGTTACAATTATTAGCTGATATGATTAAAATGCTATTTAAAGAAGATTGGGTCCCTGATTTTAGTAGAGCTGCTATGTTTATTATCGCACCGGTTATTGCTTTTTTATCATTATTATTCGTTATGGTGATAATACCTATCAATAATCATGCTTTAATTATTAATTTAAATATTGGTGTTTTATTTTTTTTAATTATGGCGTCTCTATCAGTTTATTCTATTTTATTTGCTGGTTGGTCAAGTAATAATAAATATGCTTTATTAGGTGCAATACGTTCTATTGCGCAAACTTTAAGTTATGAAGTATTTTTAGGTTTATCTTTAATGGGTGTTGTTGCTAGATCTCATTCATTTAATTTAATTGATATTGTAAATTCTCAAAAACATTTATGGAATGTAATTCCTCAGTTTTTCGGTTGTTTAACATTTTTAGTAGCTATTTTATCCCTATGCCATCGTCATCCATTTGATCAACCAGAATCTGAACAAGAATTAGCAGATGGATATCATATTGAATATTCTGGTATGAAATTTGGAATGTTTTTTATTGGTCAGTACACATCTATGATTGTTACTGCATCATTGATGACTACTTTGTTTTTTGGTGGTTGGTATGGTCCATTTTTTTCGGGATATTTTTGGTTTTTTTTTAAAACACTTTTTTTTATCTTTTTATTTATTTTATTAAGAGCATCTTTACCTAGACCAAGATATGATCAAATATTATATTTTGGATGGGTAATATGCCTACCATTAACATTATTAAATTTAGTTATTACTGCTTTTGTTATATTATTGAATTAATTATTTTAGGTGTATTATGTATTTTAAAAAATTTATTTTAAGTTTTTTTACACAAATACGAAGTATTTTTATAACATTAAAACATATTTTAGAAAAACGTGAAACTCGATTATATCCAGAACATCCAATATATTTATCTCCAAGATATCGTGGTCGTGTTGTTTTAACAAAAGATCCAAATGGTGAAGATAGATGTGTTGCATGTAATCTATGTTCTGCAGTATGTCCTGTTAGTTGTATATCTTTACAAAAATCTCAAAAGGAATCTGGACGTTGGTTTCCAAGGTTTTTTAGAATTAATTTTTCAAGATGTATTTTTTGTGGATTATGTGAAGAAGCTTGTCCAACTACTGCAATTCAGTTAATTCCTGATTTTGAGTTAGGTGATTTTAAAAGACAAAATTTAGTATATGAAAAATCTGATTTATCAATTTTAGGAAGTGGAAAAAATGATCGATATAATTTTTATCAACAGTGTGGAGTATCAATAAATAATACAAAGATTCTTAATTCCAGTACTCCAATTAATGTTAAAGATTTATTACCATAAAGGAATACCATGAAATGTTTTTAATATTTAATTTATTATCTTATATAACAATTGTTTTTACGGTTTTTTCAATTATTCAAAAAAATATTATGTATGCTTTATTTTATTTTTCTCTTTCAATGTTAACTACTTCATGTATTCTTTTTTTATTAGGTAATTATTTTATTGCATCATTACAAATTATTATTTATTCTGGTGCTATTTTGGTATTATTTGTTTTTGTAGTTATGATGTTAAATTATAGTATATCTAGTAAAAATCGATATAATATTAAAATTAATTATTTTTACATATTTTTATTTTGTTTTTTTATTATTTTAATGTTATATAGGTTACTATTATTTCTAAAAAATAAATATATTTCTATAAAAGATCTTGATTTAAATGCTATCGGTATTAATTTATTTGAATCTTATATTTTAATTGTTGAGTTTGTTTCAATATTATTATTATCGATTTTAATTATTGTATTTTTAGTTTCAAAAAAAAAAAAATTATTTCAGTCATCTATTTGTACTAATAATCGGAACGATTAAATATGATATCTATATTAAATGTTTTTTTTTTATTTTCATGTTTGTTTTTATTGGGTTTAATTTCAGTTATATTACATAAAAATTTATTTTTTATATTAATTGGTTTAGAAATTATGATTAATTCTATATCTTTATTTCTAGTTTGTATTGGAAATTATTGGAATAATCACGATGGACATATGCTTTATATTTTAATAATTACTATTTCTGCAATTGAAGCTAGTTTAAGTTTATCATTATTAATACAGTATTTTAGAAATACGAATACTTTAAATATTAATAAATTACGTGAGATTTTTTAATGAATACAGCTTGTTTGGTAGTTTTATTACCTTTAATTAGTTTTTTTATTTTATTTTTTTTTAGATATTTTTTATCATATAGGTTTGTTGTAATAATTAGTATTATTTCTTCTTTTATTTCTACTTTGTTAGTTTTTTTTTTAGGTCGTATATGTATTTTAAATCATTATTTTATATATTATAAAACATTATGGACTTGGTGGTTTTTAGAAAATTGTAGAATTAATATTACTTTTTTAGTAGATAATTTGTCTTATTTATTTATTATGATGATTACATTTGTAACACTACTTGTTTATGTTTTTTCATCTTGGTATATGAAAAAAGATAATTATTATGCACATTTTTTTGCTTTTATGAATTTATTTGTAGCAAATATGCTGATATTAGTTTTATCTGATAATTTTTTATTTATGTATCTTGGATGGGAAGGTGTTAGTTTTTGTTCATATCTTTTAATTAATTTTTATTACTATAAGACTTTTGTTAATTTATCTTCTATGAAGTCATTTCTTATTACCAAAATTGGAGATTTATTTTTTATACTAGCAATTTTGATGATTTATACTCATTATCATACTTTTGGTTTTTATGAGATACGATTTTTAATTAAAGTTCATTTGATACAGTATCAAAAATTTTTAAATGTAATTACTTTATTATTGTTACTAGGTGCAGTTGGAAAATCAGCTCAAATACCTTTACAGGTTTGGTTACCAAAAGCTATGGTTGGTCCTGCTCCAGTTTCAGCTTTAATTCATGCTGCTACAATGGTGACGGCTGGTGTATATTTGATTTTAAGAAATTATGATATTTTTATTTTAACACCAGATATTTTAATGATAGTTGGTATCATAGGATGTTTGACATTATTTTTATCTAGTTGTTCAGCATTAGTTCAAAAAGATATAAAATATATATTAGCTTATTCTACAATGAGTCAAATTGGATATATGTTTCTTGCTTTAGGTATTGGAGCGTGGAATTGTGCACTGATACATTTATTAACTCATGCATTTTTCAAAGCGTTATTATTTTTATCAATCGGTTCTTTAATTTTTAAATGCCAAAAAGAACAAAATATTTTTTTGATGGGTAATAAATTATATCGTCAGTTCCCTTTTTTATATATTTTTTGTTTAATTGGAGGTTGTTCTTTATCAGCGTTTCCAATTATTACTTCCGGATTTTATAGTAAAGGTGAAATTTTATTGTATGCATATAATAGTCATCATATTTTATTTTTCATTATTGCGATGATATCTTCTTTTTTAACATCTGTATATATTTCAAGGTTATTAATAGTAACATTTCACTCAACATCAAGAATTGTTAGAAAAAATGTTTCAATTTCAAAATTAGAATATGTTCCATTGATAATTTTTTCTATTTTTTCTACTTATGTTGGTTTTTATATTATACCTGATATATCATGCATGTTTAAAAATATTCCTGTGACGCATCATTTAAATAAAATATATCTAGAGTTTTTTTCTAGTTTTATGGTATTTTCTGGTTTTTTTGTATCTTATTATTTATATATCATAAATCGTTTTTTTTTATTAAATTTTTTAAAATATAAATTTATGCGTTATTTTTATATTATTTTAACTAGAGGTTTTGGTTTTTTTGATTTTTATCATGTTTTTTTTATTAAACCATATTTTTGTTTTATAAATTTTTTATCTAATAAACCCTTTAAATATTCAATAGATTTTTCAGTATTGGTTTTAAAAAAATTAAATTATATATTTTTGTATACTGAGAATCGAATTTTGAGTTTATATATTATGATGATTATAATATATACTATATTTTTAACTTGTATGATTATTTTATATTAAGATTCATGTAGATTTAAAATATGAAAAATTTTAGTTAATATTGGTATTAATTTGCTATATTTTATATTATTTATGTGAATTTTTTAAATATTTATTATGTATATAGGGTTTATTTTATGTTACTAATGTTATTTATTATAATTCCAATTATGAGTTCTATTTTTTGTGGAATATGTAGAGATAGGCATATTTTTTTTGTAAGGTTTTTTTCTTTATTTTCTTTATTATTAGTTTTTTTATTATCAATTTTTTTCTGGATAAAGGATTTTTATTTTCATAGTATTCATTTATATCATGGATATTGGAAAGAGGAAATCATATTACCATGGATATCAATATTAGGCATAGATTTCCATTTAGGTATGGATGGTTTATCTTTAATGATGATTTCTTTATCAAGTATTTTAGGAATAATATCCATTTTATCATCATGGAAATATAAGAGTTACAATGGTTTTTTTTATATGAATTTATTTTTATTATTTACAGGAACTATTGGAACTCTTTTGTCTATAGATTTATTTTTGTTTTTTTGTTTCTGGGAAATGATGATTATACCTGTATATTTTATAATGATTTTTTGGGGTAATAAAAAATATCAAGAGAGAAAAAGGATATTTACATCCAATAAATTTTTATTATATACACAAATTTCTAGTATTTTAATGTTGTTTTCTATTATATTACTTTCTTTAAATTTTTATCATGAGACAAATATTTTTACATTTAATTATAATTATTTAATACATGGTAGAATTAGTTTTCCTATAGAATGTTTAATAATGCTTGGTTTTTTTGTTGCTTTTGCTGTTAAATTACCTATTTTACCTTTTCATGGTTGGTTACCAGATTTTCATAATCAATCTCCAGTAGATAGTTCTATTGATTTATCTGGTCTTTTAATTAAAGTAGGAGCGTATGGTTTATTACGATTTAACATAAGTTTATTTCAAAAATCTTCACACTATTTTCTTCCATTAATTATAGCATTAAGTTTGATGACTGCTTTTTATGGTGCTTTTATGGCTTTTTCTGAAAAACAGATAAAAAAAATTATTTCCTATAGTTCAATTTCTCATATGGGTTTTATATTAATGGCTATATATTGTGAAAATGTTGTTGGACATCAAGGGGCAATAATTCAAATAGTTTTTAGTGCATTGTCAACATCAGCTTTATTTATAATATTTAGTCATATATATCATTGTTTTAAAATATCTTCCATTGATCATTTAAGTGGTATATATACGAGTATAAAATGGATTCCTGGTTTTTTTATGTTTTTTATTTTTACAAATTTGAATTTTCCAGGTACAATTAATTTTATTGGTGAAATCATGATGCTGACTGGGATTTTCTATAAATTTCAATACGTAGCATGTATTTTAATTTTTAGTTTATTTTTTTCTTTTATATATTCAATAAATATAATTCATAAAATATTTTATGGTATTCAAAAAAATATCATCATTAAAGTTTGTCAACAGATTAATAATTATGAGTTTTTTTTATTTATTTTTTTTATTTTCATAATTGTTTTTTTAGGTCTTTTTCCAAACATAATTTTAAGTACTATACATGATTTTAATAAAACAATATATATATGTTGATTTTTAAAAGGTTATTTTAAATATGTTTATGTCGATTTCAAAAATAATGGTTTTAGTTCCTTTTTTTGTATTAACAATGAGTATTGTAAGCATTATATGTTCTATAATTATAAAAAGAAATCATTTTTTTGTGTTTTTTTTAACTTTTTTTAGTATAGTATTGATTTTTATTTTATTATTATTTTTAAATTATGTAAATCCAATATATGTATCAAATTTGTTGTGTTTTGATTTTTATTCTATGAAATATATTGATATGATAATTTTTTCAAGTTTATGTATGATTTTTATTTCATATTTTTATTTAAAAGATTTATTTTTATATAGAGAAGAATTTTATATATTAATATTATCTTCTATTATGGGTTCAATGTTATTAACAATTGCTCATCATATGTTTTCTGTTTTTATTGGTTTGGAGTTAATGTCATTACCTATATATGGTTTGATGATGTATTCTATGCAAAAAAAAAAAATAGTAGGTGTGGTATTAAAATATTTCATACAATCCAGTATAATAACTATTTTGATGTTATTTGGTATTACTTTAATATATTTAATGTGTGGAAGCTTGGGTTTTGATGTTATCAAAATTTCATTATTAGTGAATAGTAAACGAGATAATATAGTTTTATTAATTGGTTTATTTTTTGTATTGACGGCATTTTTTTTTAAGTTATCATTGTTTCCTTTACATTTTTGGATATCTGATATTTATATTAATGTATCTCCTGTAGTTTTATTATATTCTACAACTGTTATTAAAATTGCAGTTTTTTCTGCATTAATGAATCTATTCATGTATTTTCCATATGAAAAATCTCAAATATTATATTTTATTATGGAATCAATATCAGTTAGTTCAATTATTTTTGGTAGTATCATGTCAGTTTTTCAAAAAAATATTTTAAATTTTTTGGGGTACGCATCTGTAGTTCATATGGGTTATCTTGCTACAACATTATTTATGATTCATGATTCTTACATATCTCATAAATTGTCGGTAATATATTTTATAAACTACATTATCAGTAATATTGGTATTTTTAGTATATTAAATATATTACATTATTTATATTTAATTCAAATTAATAAAATATCTTTTTATTCAAATATATTTTTTGAGAATCCTGTTTTTGGAATTTCCATAATTATTATTTTGTTTTCCTTTTTGGGTATACCATTTACATTTGGTTTTATTACAAAATTTTTAATAATTATGATATCGATTTGTAAAGGTTATTTTTTGTTGAATTTTTCAATATTATTCAATTCTGGTTTAGGAATATATTATTACTTAAAAGTTTTGATAAATATATATATTAAAAGAAATCATAATAATAATTTTTTACATGGAATAATTTCATATAAATTCATTAAAATTTTTGTTTTATTTTTCAGTATTATGATTTTAATATTTGGAATATTTCCTAATTTGATATTAAATATCGTATAATAAAGACTTATTTTTTATTTTTATGATTCTGATAATAATTTAAGACAGTTGTTGTGTATTCATTAATGAATATCTATTGTATTTATTTTTTTAATAATTTTTATAAATATTTTAATGAATACGTTTTTATAATAATATCATTATAAATAATGAATTATATTTATAGTATTGTGATGATAATAAAGTACGAATCATACAATATGATTATTAATTGATATAAATCTTGAAAATAATTTTATATTAATTTTCATAATATTGTACATAAGAGTTGATGATTGATATTAATAATATTATATTGTATTAAATAAAATTTATAATAGATTTTTAATATTATATTTTTTATTATTTAAAATAATATATTTTAATTTTTAATTTTATATTTTTATATAAATATTATTTATTTTTGAAAGATTTAATTGAAAATATAGTTTTGTAAAATGGTTTTTTTATTATTTTTTTCTTTTTTAATGCATTGATTATGATACAAACTTATAAGTTTTTATTGATATTGTATTATTAATTGATAAATTTTTTAAAAGTATTATTCTTATGAAAAATGATGATTTAAATGAATCAAAGGTTATGTTATGGTGGTTAAATTATATTAATAAAAAAAATTCAAATCCCATTAACTTTTCTTTAAAAAATGTTATTTTAGTAGCAGAAAAATTAAATATATTGAAAACTTCTGCATATGTCATTACGATTACTGGTACTAATGGAAAAGGAAGTACTGCTTATTTTTTAGAAAATTTATTTTTAAAAGCAGGTTATAGAACTGGATTATATACTTCACCTCATTTATTGAATTATTATGAACGCATTAGAATTAATGGTAAATGTATTACTCAATCTAGTTTTCATATTCATTATTTTAAAAAAGTTGAATTTAATCAAATCAAGGATCCATTAACATCTTTTGAATTTATTACATTATCTGCACTATTAATATTTAAAAAAATGAATATTGATATAATGATTCTAGAAGTTGGGATTGGTGGTAGATTAGATGCAACTAATATTATTAGTCCAAATATCAGCATTATTACTAATATTGATTTTGATCATCAGAATATTTTAGGTAATACAAGAGATGAAATAGGTTATGAA from Buchnera aphidicola (Panaphis juglandis) includes these protein-coding regions:
- the nuoK gene encoding NADH-quinone oxidoreductase subunit NuoK, coding for MISILNVFFLFSCLFLLGLISVILHKNLFFILIGLEIMINSISLFLVCIGNYWNNHDGHMLYILIITISAIEASLSLSLLIQYFRNTNTLNINKLREIF
- the nuoF gene encoding NADH-quinone oxidoreductase subunit NuoF, whose amino-acid sequence is MKNLDKSSETHPLTWWLNSDHNPVWIDEYCKKNGYFALKKTLKNMNPIEIINIIKQSGLKGRGGGGFSTGMKWSLMPKKINKIPRYLLCNADEMEPGTYKDRLLLEKIPHQVLEGILISGFAIEASVAYIFLRGEYVEAKKNLQRAILEAKNFGYLGKNILGSDFSFEIIIHTGAGRYICGEETALINSLEGKRANPRLKPPFPASVGLWGKPTCINNVETLSNIPSIISHGALWYQNLSRSKDAGTKLMGFSGRVNFPGVWEVPFGITARELLENYAGGMKNGFQLKAWQPGGAGTDFLTESDLDVKMDFESIAKAGSRFGTGIAMVVDHTVSMVSLVLNLEKFFSRESCGLCTPCREGLPWIVKILKEFECGRAQKSDFKILKDLCYQLGPGKTVCAHAPGAIEPLQSAIRIFKSEFEKGILNFRSS
- a CDS encoding NADH-quinone oxidoreductase subunit J, translating into MFLIFNLLSYITIVFTVFSIIQKNIMYALFYFSLSMLTTSCILFLLGNYFIASLQIIIYSGAILVLFVFVVMMLNYSISSKNRYNIKINYFYIFLFCFFIILMLYRLLLFLKNKYISIKDLDLNAIGINLFESYILIVEFVSILLLSILIIVFLVSKKKKLFQSSICTNNRND
- a CDS encoding NADH-quinone oxidoreductase subunit L encodes the protein MNTACLVVLLPLISFFILFFFRYFLSYRFVVIISIISSFISTLLVFFLGRICILNHYFIYYKTLWTWWFLENCRINITFLVDNLSYLFIMMITFVTLLVYVFSSWYMKKDNYYAHFFAFMNLFVANMLILVLSDNFLFMYLGWEGVSFCSYLLINFYYYKTFVNLSSMKSFLITKIGDLFFILAILMIYTHYHTFGFYEIRFLIKVHLIQYQKFLNVITLLLLLGAVGKSAQIPLQVWLPKAMVGPAPVSALIHAATMVTAGVYLILRNYDIFILTPDILMIVGIIGCLTLFLSSCSALVQKDIKYILAYSTMSQIGYMFLALGIGAWNCALIHLLTHAFFKALLFLSIGSLIFKCQKEQNIFLMGNKLYRQFPFLYIFCLIGGCSLSAFPIITSGFYSKGEILLYAYNSHHILFFIIAMISSFLTSVYISRLLIVTFHSTSRIVRKNVSISKLEYVPLIIFSIFSTYVGFYIIPDISCMFKNIPVTHHLNKIYLEFFSSFMVFSGFFVSYYLYIINRFFLLNFLKYKFMRYFYIILTRGFGFFDFYHVFFIKPYFCFINFLSNKPFKYSIDFSVLVLKKLNYIFLYTENRILSLYIMMIIIYTIFLTCMIILY
- the nuoH gene encoding NADH-quinone oxidoreductase subunit NuoH, which gives rise to MTISFFNIIKIFHCCLRSCKFVFEIIFFSAMLSFVERRLLGLFQNRYGPNRVGWFGLLQLLADMIKMLFKEDWVPDFSRAAMFIIAPVIAFLSLLFVMVIIPINNHALIINLNIGVLFFLIMASLSVYSILFAGWSSNNKYALLGAIRSIAQTLSYEVFLGLSLMGVVARSHSFNLIDIVNSQKHLWNVIPQFFGCLTFLVAILSLCHRHPFDQPESEQELADGYHIEYSGMKFGMFFIGQYTSMIVTASLMTTLFFGGWYGPFFSGYFWFFFKTLFFIFLFILLRASLPRPRYDQILYFGWVICLPLTLLNLVITAFVILLN
- the nuoI gene encoding NADH-quinone oxidoreductase subunit NuoI, producing the protein MYFKKFILSFFTQIRSIFITLKHILEKRETRLYPEHPIYLSPRYRGRVVLTKDPNGEDRCVACNLCSAVCPVSCISLQKSQKESGRWFPRFFRINFSRCIFCGLCEEACPTTAIQLIPDFELGDFKRQNLVYEKSDLSILGSGKNDRYNFYQQCGVSINNTKILNSSTPINVKDLLP
- the nuoG gene encoding NADH-quinone oxidoreductase subunit NuoG, whose protein sequence is MNVIHINGNQYQVDVSNNLLQTCLSLDIDVPYFCWHPELGSVGVCRLCAVKQYNDRNDKTGKLVMSCMTPVMNNSIISTMDNEVQKFRKGIIELLMTNHPHDCPVCEEAGNCHLQDMTVMTRHNLRRYKFQKRVHHNQYLGNFISHNMNRCIGCYRCIRYYKDYAGGSDFGVYGISNNIYFGRFKDGDLKSEFSGNLIEVCPTGVFVDKLSQNYYNRKWDLQHSPSICQHCSIGCNVIVGEKYGIVGKLENRYHESINRYFLCDLGRFGYHYIHASSRCKIPFFISKGKNIHLGVNDSIQLISKILKKYKNVIGIGSIRSSIENNFALRKLVGVKNFSSGLLEIEQQCLNLIIDILSNSGIYIPTLSEIEDYDVVLILGEDITQTASRMALSIRQLNNKKKIDNNFFNSIPKWHSAALLNVSNKKNFVYTIYTHETKLDDISEIKYHASVKDQEIFASAIENHISNTSNNFKNLDSHVLKDIFNISNHLSSCRKPLIISGSHSCSLNLIKSSVNIARILKKRNQDVGLVLLTPSSNSIGIGIMSDFSIEKIFHKIMSNNVDVLMILENDLYRSFCKEKINNMLKKLKHIVVFDHQNTSTVKNSTCFLPIKNIFESNGTLINYEGRAQRFFSVFDPKVYDKKSCILDGWKWLYKIYYNFYYMIDINVTVDDVIQEYSDSIKVLNKVKYVAPNSKYRIKNQKIARLSHRASSRTAIYSALNIHEPGQKIDHDTIFSFSMEGIQQPDQNSSYIPFSWSPGWNSLQSLNKYLLKSSRFNSGIRIFDQEHSNCKYFLHKIYHSQDSSKEWRIVPYYCLFGSEELSQYSIIIRNKCSVLYALISIKYQKILNLNHDSLIELKLFNQNFQFYVKFSHTLPLQHLGLPLGFPNVPMELIGKTINDIRSII
- a CDS encoding NuoM family protein: MLFIIIPIMSSIFCGICRDRHIFFVRFFSLFSLLLVFLLSIFFWIKDFYFHSIHLYHGYWKEEIILPWISILGIDFHLGMDGLSLMMISLSSILGIISILSSWKYKSYNGFFYMNLFLLFTGTIGTLLSIDLFLFFCFWEMMIIPVYFIMIFWGNKKYQERKRIFTSNKFLLYTQISSILMLFSIILLSLNFYHETNIFTFNYNYLIHGRISFPIECLIMLGFFVAFAVKLPILPFHGWLPDFHNQSPVDSSIDLSGLLIKVGAYGLLRFNISLFQKSSHYFLPLIIALSLMTAFYGAFMAFSEKQIKKIISYSSISHMGFILMAIYCENVVGHQGAIIQIVFSALSTSALFIIFSHIYHCFKISSIDHLSGIYTSIKWIPGFFMFFIFTNLNFPGTINFIGEIMMLTGIFYKFQYVACILIFSLFFSFIYSINIIHKIFYGIQKNIIIKVCQQINNYEFFLFIFFIFIIVFLGLFPNIILSTIHDFNKTIYIC